From the Coffea eugenioides isolate CCC68of chromosome 1, Ceug_1.0, whole genome shotgun sequence genome, the window ATAGTGTGATGCTTGAATTGATTTATTTTAGAAAACtataagaaattttttagaAAGATGCATTTTCTTCTCCGGTAAAATTGTTCATCCTAGTTCCTTATGTGGTAGTTTTGATCAAAGGCCATTCTCTTGAAATAATTTTCCCTTccctttttctcaaaattgtcGTACCATTTGGGGTGGAATATCTGAAGCCAATTGCGCTGGTCCTCTCATTTTCAGGTCTACTCAAGAGTAAATTCTATCCAAGTTGCTTACATGAGTTTCATTTTCAAGTTTCAACATCTTAGTTAGTTATCTAACACTTATTCCACGGACCTCAGCAAATTGGCATGAAATGTTCAAACCCGACCCCCACCACACCACAAAGcaataagaaaaaagaaaataaaaagagcTTTAAATTATTGTTTATATCTCTGTGGTTCTGCATGTTACCACAGGTTCATCTAACATTCGAAAATATCTACACAAGCGTCTTACAGTATTATGTAAAATGACCTCAGAAAAGTCTTGGCACATTAGTCTAGACTAACAATAAGTTAGTCTAGAAAAGGATAGATGTGGAATTATTGTACAATGAATTAGTTAATGTTTATTAGTGAATGCTGGTTCAGTATGGCTTGTGAATTGAAAGTTGTCCGTTGCAAATTATGAGAATGGTCCATACTGAACCACTTACCCAATTAATAATTTGCACCGGACAACCTTCAATACAATTAATAGTAATTATCCATTGAAATGTCTTCTTGCTTACAATTATAAACCTACAGATTCAGCCGCAAGCAACCACAAGGCTCTGAGACTTGAAAGCCACGAGAAATGAACCAGCCTAAAATACACAGTATAAAATACACAGCCTAAGACTTGAAAACAAGGCTCTGAGACTTGTATTTTAGGAACCAGCCTAAAATACACAGCACTTACGACTGGAAATGAACCAAATCTTTTCCTTATTTCCACTCCATTGATAGACCTGGGCATTACAACTCAAGCTTTAATCCAATGAAAAACTTACCATCCAACGAAGTTCAGTAATCAGTTAATTTAATAGAATCACAATAGTttaaaagcttttttttttttgtccaaacGATAAGATTTAAAAGCTATTATGATTgaggaaaaaataaattatgCAAAGGAATAACATTAATTATTTCATAATAATAGGGGTAGAACAAGAATGCTTTGCTTACCAGTTATGTAAATTATTGCATTGCCCTTCTTAAGTTCGTATGTGGATCCATTTCATCGGTCGCCTTCGCGGTTTGAACGACTCTTCGACAATCAGTACAATCCATCTTGGTTTTCCAGTTGAGAAAATGAGACCTCCCATAACTAATCCGAGCACTAATCCACAGCCATATCCCAGGAGAACAGCTTTCCAGGTGAACCCATCAAAGAATTCAGAATCATCATATTGTTGTTCAGCTTCCCATGGCGTGGCTGGTGGTGGTGCCTCTGTCTCTCCACAATCTTTATTCAGCGGAGATCCACACAAGTCCAGGTTCCCTCTGTAtgaatcatctccaaatgtatCAAAGTGCCTTCCTCGTGGAATGGGTCCGACTAGACGATTTTCCGAAAGGTttaagaaatcaagaaaatcCAGATTCACTAGCTCCATAGGAATGGTTCCTTCAAGTCGGTTCCACGAGAGGTCCAGAGATTCAAGCATACTCAAATTCCCTAATGCCTTAGGAATTGGGCCGCTGAAGTTGTTATGAGAGAGTGTGAGTAATTGAAGAGAATGAAGGGATCCGATAATCTCGGGAATTTGTCCTTCGAATCTGTTGCTCGAGAAGTCAATCACTGTTCGAGTTATTATGACCCTTTCAAGATTAATGTCCACCCCTTTGATAACCAAACCCACAGAATGGACGTAATAAGGTCCTCCTTCAACAACATATGAGTCCCCTGTCATATACTCAACTTTCTTTTGGTAACGCTTTGAACTTTTCATAGCTGTGAAGTTGTTGAGGATTTCCTTAGGTAGAGCACCAGTGAGCTCGTTGTGGGATGCATCAATAATTCTCAACAGAGGAAATGGACTTTTCCTCTGACAATTGCCAATTGCTCCGTGAAATCGATTAGATCTCAATATTAGGACTTCCAGATTAGAAAGAGTTTccaaccaaattggaaatttatCATCTATCTCGTTGTTCCCTAAATCAAGGAGTTCCAGACGTTCACAATTGGCTAAAGATTGTGGCAATGGCCCTTGCAATTGATTGTCATTCAGCATAAGGAACTGCAGAGAGTTGCCTTTTGAAAATGTTGTGGGAATGGTGCCAAAAAGCCTATTATTTCCCAAATCCATAGCTTCTAGAGATTGGCTGGAGTTTCCCAAGCATTGAGGAATTGGGCCGGACAAATTGTTATTTGACAAATCAAGAATAGTAAGAAAAGTTGAGTTACAGATAGAACGAGGTATTGGGCCCTGAAGTGAGTTGGAACTCACATCTAGAGAATCCAGATATGGAGTAACAGGAAGTTGGTCTATGGTACCAGTCAAAAAGTTATGTGAAAGGTTCAAGTAGAACAACTTATCGAAAGTCTTAGACATGGACGAGCTTGGGATTTCGCCATGAATCATGTTATTTGAGAGGTCTAGAAAACCTAAACTCTCTGAATTTCTAAGAAACTCTGGAAACTCCTTTATATGGCAAGAAGACAATCCCAAGACCCGGAAATCTGGAAGGGAAATGCTCACATTGTTTGTAGTATTCCGTGGTGCTTCACTGTTAAAAGCGTTGTTTTGAAGCTTATTGGAGTCCACAAACAAGTCTTGCCCAATCCCCGTAAAAAGGTTAGATGAAAGGTAAAGTTCAGAAAGGGTCGGAATGGTAAAAATTGGAGGAGGAATTAAACCGCTTAGTTGATTACTAGAGAGATCTAAAATGCCAAGATGCATAAGGCTGAGAAGTGAGTTTGGAATTTTACCTCGAAGATAGTTGTTTTCCAGATTCAATTCAGTAAGCTGCGTAAGGTTGCCAATTGATTCAGGAATGACACCAGAAATTTGACAATAACTTAGATCCAAAGAATTTAAGGACCCTATACACCCAATTGAATCTGGCAACTCAGCGGAGAAATTTGTAAACGATAGGTCCAACTGCCTCAGAGAATTTGAAATGCTGCAGTTCAACTTCGGTAAACTAACTGTAAGATTCTCGTTGTCACCTAACAAGAGAACTCGCATATTTGGCAGATGAAAAACATTACCTGGGAGATTACCTGTTATTCCAGTATCGCTGAGGTCTAGATACGTCAAAGATGAAGAAAAATTCACCCTCAAATCGGATGAGATGTTCACATACGAAAGCGACAGCTCTCTTAAATGGGTTAAGTTTCGAAGCATCGCTTCAAAATTGCTAGGTTCATATCTTAGAAGCTCACTGTCAGAGAGATCAAGTGAAATTAGGTTGGACAGGTATGATATCTCTGAAGCAACTTCACCCTGACAATTTGAATACGAGAAATTGAGGTGGGTCAAACTTTTTAGCGAGCCAAATCGGTGTGAAATTTGCGAACCGGTGAAATTGTTAGAAGCAAGGTTGAGGCGGCGGAGATGGGAAAGATGGAAAAGGGTAGTGTTTGGATGGATGACTCCTTGAAGCTGGCCGCAACTCAGATCCAGCCCAATCACGCGACCGGTGACGTTGTGGCATGTGACCCCGTCCCAATTGCAACAATCTGTATCTGCTTTCCAATGTGTTGTCTTTGGATATGAATGATCACAATATGGAGAAGCATAAGTTGAAATGCTAAACATTTCTTTGAATTGAAGCAGTGCAACAGCGTCATCATGACGGCACAAATGATCTCCCAAGAAAGTGAAACAGATCACTTCTTGAGGTTGCAatagaaagaagaaaaggaaagcactAAAAAATGTTATTTGTCTCTTCATTCTTGCTTGATAAATTTATGATCAGCATAACGGTTTATATAAAGGTGCCGGATGTAATAGTGGAagtatgtgaaaaaaaaaacttgactTTTAATGTTAATTCTAATAGTTATTATGTACGTATGAGAGCAGAAAGTTGAAAGTCGCATGTGGAATTAATCATTAGGCAACAGGACTGTAATTTTAATGGACTGTTCTtgagaaaataattttaatGGTCAGAACTCATAAAACTTTTGtcattcaaaattaaaaaaaaaaaatctattttcgTAACCATaaatcttttaaattttttttagaaactaTCAAGAAAACTGTTTCTGAAATTAAACAGAACTAGTGTGATGCTTGAATTGATTTAATTTTCTTAGCAACTTTCGCGAAATTATGAAAAATTTTCCATTATTTGGAAACAAACATTTTCGAAGGATACTAGACAGAAGTTGTTTCAAATATTTCCATCACGGTCCTTTATTAAGTGAAATGTAACTATAATACTTTAAAGTAAAAGATTAAATTGTTATAAACGCttgtaaataataaaaaaaaacttggcGGCATGATTGAGTAATAAATGCGGTTCATAAGAGAAAAGGTTAAgtgatatatatatagaaaaaaaaaatgtttaaatgAGTTATTGTGAAACATTATATTGTGCATAAACAATAATAGTTTTCGTAACAAGGACCATAAAATTCTTTTTCATACCAGTTTAAAGataattggaaaaatcaaaGTCCTTCATTGATTTGTTCCAAACGTCTTAACTACAATACTGGGATTTTTAGCTAATTATCCGCTAGCTATGGTCTCTGGGCTGGTAACTCTATAGTTGAAATTCATAAAAAGAAGTCTTTCTATAGAAACTTTTCGGATTAAATTTAGATACCGTCATACAGTTTAGACGTTTGGCCCAggcttagagagagagagagagagagagagagagttgtaAGTGTTAGATATAATGCTCATAAATAtcttatttttgcaatttagGAGAGATTCTAAACCTTACTAGCTgctttaaggaaaaaaaaaagctttataaaattattttaggaaactataagaaattttttagaAAGATGCATTTTCTTatacggtataaatttttcatCCTGTGGTAGTTTTGATCAAACGCCATTCTCTCGAAATAATTCTCCCTTccctttttctcaaaattgtcGTACCATTGCGCTGGTCCTCTCATTTTTAGGTCTACGCGGGAGTAAATTCTATCCAAGTTGCTTACAAGAGTTTcactttcaagtttcaacatCATTAGATTAGTTAGTTATCTAACACTTATTGCACGGGCCTCAGAAAGTCTTGGCAAATTGGTATGAAATGTTCAATCCCCAAACCCACCcacccaaaaaatatatatagaaaagaaaaaagaggttTAAACTTTAAAGTATTGTTTATATCTTTGTCGTTCTGCATATTACCACATGATCCTCTAATGTTTCAAAATATCTATATAAGCCCCTTACAGTATtatgtaaaattaaaaaaaaaactagatgTGCTTCAAAAAGATATATAAAAAAGACAGAAAAATATAAAGGGAATGTtgttctttttctattttcatggtCAGTGCCTTACACTTATATTTTCTTTTGCCAAGTTAAACTAGTTTTCATTTTCATAGGGTGGCATAGTGTATTTTCTTTCCAAATAGCAAATAGTTTTGTTATGCCATTTACTAAAAGTTGTAAGTTGAAAGATGAAAACTCATTCTTTTGCAATATAACCCATTGTATTAGTTAATAGCACAATTTTGCTATCTGTTAGTACATATATTCATTTCCTCTTACTAAGAAAAAATTAGAATGAATTATGTTAATTTTTTAATACAATTTGTTAGCAAAGAAAGcttaattacaaaaaaaattcctATTTTATGTTAACAACTATAAGCTTTCCTTATTTGGCTCATAATTTTTAGTTGAAGATTATTCTAATTTCAATTTAAATGCAGttgattaataaaaaaaaattttgcagtagctaaagattgactaaatttcatgtatttataataaaactaaaaattgagCCTCAGGAAGTCAATATTTTACTTTTCAAGGTTGTATCAACACGGTACCGAATACTAGTTGTCATATATGAATAACCAGACTTGTCatagtgctttcttgactcagTCTATGAGAAAAAATATGGTCGAATTCAACTTATCCTTACTTTTGTGGATAGTGAAAAAATAACAATGACTTGAATAATGTTGCAAAGCCTTTGGGCCTTTCTATGACATAGATGACGAAGTCTTTCTACCAATATTCCTGTTCCTCTTGTCTATATCAGGACCGCATTGAAGCAGCAATTGAGAAACACAACTTAAAAGCTGAAAAGATTTATATGTTATGCATAGTGCCAAACCATTCTTTCATTTGTCTCCAAATTTCTGGAGAACTTTTCAAAGAATTATGGAGATAAAAGCTTCTGAAATTATACAAGAGCAGTGTGATGTTTAAATTGATTTTCATAGAAACTTTCCTGGATCTATGAAATTTCTTATTCCGGAAATATACACGTAATTGATACAAGATAGCAATTgtttgaaatatttcttgaatgGTACTCTAATTTTACATGCAAAGTGTTAGAAATTTAGTTGCTAAAAAAGTTTTACAACTAAGGATTTATTAGCGTGGTTGAGCAATAAAAGGGTTCATAAGAGAAAAAAGTGCAGcaaaataaatattaaaatttagtattttgc encodes:
- the LOC113772483 gene encoding receptor-like protein Cf-9 homolog; its protein translation is MFSISTYASPYCDHSYPKTTHWKADTDCCNWDGVTCHNVTGRVIGLDLSCGQLQGVIHPNTTLFHLSHLRRLNLASNNFTGSQISHRFGSLKSLTHLNFSYSNCQGEVASEISYLSNLISLDLSDSELLRYEPSNFEAMLRNLTHLRELSLSYVNISSDLRVNFSSSLTYLDLSDTGITGNLPGNVFHLPNMRVLLLGDNENLTVSLPKLNCSISNSLRQLDLSFTNFSAELPDSIGCIGSLNSLDLSYCQISGVIPESIGNLTQLTELNLENNYLRGKIPNSLLSLMHLGILDLSSNQLSGLIPPPIFTIPTLSELYLSSNLFTGIGQDLFVDSNKLQNNAFNSEAPRNTTNNVSISLPDFRVLGLSSCHIKEFPEFLRNSESLGFLDLSNNMIHGEIPSSSMSKTFDKLFYLNLSHNFLTGTIDQLPVTPYLDSLDVSSNSLQGPIPRSICNSTFLTILDLSNNNLSGPIPQCLGNSSQSLEAMDLGNNRLFGTIPTTFSKGNSLQFLMLNDNQLQGPLPQSLANCERLELLDLGNNEIDDKFPIWLETLSNLEVLILRSNRFHGAIGNCQRKSPFPLLRIIDASHNELTGALPKEILNNFTAMKSSKRYQKKVEYMTGDSYVVEGGPYYVHSGHNNSNSD